From the genome of Streptomyces sp. JH34:
CCGCTCGACGAGGGCGCGCATCTGCGGGAAGGCCGCGGTGGAGGCCCCGGCGAGCTCCAGGTAGAGGGCGTTCTTACCGGCCAGCAGCTCGTCGACCGGTGCCTCGATGCGGTGTTCCTCGCGCAGGACGGTGAGGGTCTCCCGGGTACCGATCCCGATGAACCGGGTGTGGTCCTCCCAGCTGAAGTCCCGCACGCCGTACCGGGCCAGGAGCCGGCGTCCCGCCTCGTAGTAGTTCGGCTCGCTGTCGACGAGGGTGCCGTCGAGGTCGAAGAGGACCGGCGGTACCGGGATACGCGGGGTGTTCATGGCACCCAGCATGCCCGACGGCGGTCAGGGAGGGCCCGCCGCTCGCCCCACCGCCTCGACCAGCGGCAGGACCCGGTGGGCGACACGCTCGCGCAGCGCCACATCGGTCCGGGTCCTGACCACCCCCGGGAGCTGGATGAGCCGCTGGATCACGTCCTCCAGGTGCCCGTTGTCACGGGCCACCACACGCGTCAGGAGATCGCCGCCCCCAGTGGTCGAGAACGCCTCGATGATCTCCGGGACCGCCGCGAGCGCGTCACCCACCTCGTCCAGGTGCCCCTGGGTGACCTCCAGGTGCACGAAGGCGAGCACCGGATGACCGAGGGCGGCGGGGGAGAGGGCGGGCCCCGTTCCCGTGATCACCCCGTCCCGCTCCAGACGGTCCAGCCGGGCCTGAAGGGTGCCACGTGCCACGCCGAGGAGACGTGCGTACTCGCGCACGCTGGTACGCGGCTGCTCGATGAGCAGCCGGAGGATACGGGTGTCGAGGGCGTCCACCGCCATGTCCGGCTGTGCTCCTCCCGGCTCGGTGATCGGTCGCCCGACTGTAGCCGGGGCGGGACGGCGGTGTACGGCACCCGGGGCGGAGTGCGCGCCCGCCCCGGATGCCGTACGCGGACCGCCCGCCCAGGATGCCGTCAGCGGGGCCCGGACGGGGTCAGGCGCAGCAGGGTGCCCTCGCCGTCTGCCGAGAGGACGAGTGAACC
Proteins encoded in this window:
- a CDS encoding Lrp/AsnC family transcriptional regulator; this translates as MAVDALDTRILRLLIEQPRTSVREYARLLGVARGTLQARLDRLERDGVITGTGPALSPAALGHPVLAFVHLEVTQGHLDEVGDALAAVPEIIEAFSTTGGGDLLTRVVARDNGHLEDVIQRLIQLPGVVRTRTDVALRERVAHRVLPLVEAVGRAAGPP